GCCGATGACCTCCTCCACCTCGCTGGGATAGACATGCTCCCCGCCGGTGATGATCATGTTGTCCTTGCGGTCCACGATCTGGTAGAAGCCGTCTTCGTCCATGCGGGTCATGTCGCCGGCGGAGAACCATCCGTCTTTAAAAGATTCGGCTGTTTTTTCAGGGAGTTTGTAATATTCGTCGAAGAGCATGGGCCCTTTGGAGTACAGTTCGCCCACCTCGCAAACGGGCACCTCCCTGCCTTCGTTATCCAGGATTTTGACCCGCTCGGTGCCCAGGCTTTCAAAGCCGATGGAGCCCAGTTTGCGCATCTGGTCCTCGGGTCGCAGCACGGTCACAATGCCCGCCTCGGTGGAGCCGTAGCCTTCGTAGAGCAAAACGCCCGGGAAGAACTCCATGATGGCGGTTTTCATGGTCTTTCTCACCGGAGCGCTGCTGCACAACAGCTTGCGGATGGAGCTGGTGTCCCGCTTGCGGCCTTCCTCTGAGACGTTCAGGATCAGGTTGTAGTGGGTGGGGATCAGGGAGATAAAAGTGATCTTCTCTTTTTCCACAATCTCCAGAATCTCCTCGGGCCGGAAGGAGCGCGCCGGGTGAATATAAACCGTGGCACCGATGTAGGTGAAGGTGAAGGTGAAAAAGGTGGAGTTGATGTGGCAAAGGGGCATGACGTTCATGCACACATCGGATTGGTCGAATCCGAAATCCACGGCGTTGATGAGGTAGAAGGCGATATGAGATTCGTGGGAACGCACCACCCCTTTGGGTCGGCCGGTGGTGCCGGAGGTGTAGATCAGGATCCAGGTGTCCGAAGGGGACACGGAAACCTGCGGTTCGCCGTCGGGCGCGCCTTTAAGCAGGGATTCGTACTCCCGGTAACCGTCTTTGGGGACGTTGACCACAATGTAGTTTTCCGGCGGAATCTGTTTAAGCTGCCCTTTGATCTCATCCACGCAAGGAGTGAATTCGTGGTCCACCGCCATGGCCTTGGCGTCGGCATTGTCTACAATGTACGCCACTTCCGGCCCTACCAGGCGGAAATTCACCGGAACGATGACAATGCCGGTTTTGGCCGTGGCCAGGTAAAATTCGATAATTTCGATGGAGTTTTCCATGAGTACGGCCAGCTTGTCGCCCTTTTTAAGCCCCATCTCCATGAGCCGGTGGGCCAGCCGGTTGACTCTGCGGTTGACCTGCGGATAGGTAAAGCGCCTCCCGGCATCGCACAGGGCAACGGTGTCGGGAAACTTCTTGGCGTTCATTTTCAACTGCTGTCCCAGATTCATCCAGTGGGCCATGGGGGCCTCCCGGTTTGTTCGGTTGCGTGAAACGGTAACTTTTTCCTGACTGACCTGACCGCCTTTCGATGGTGCGGAATTCAGAAGTCAGAAGTCAGAAGCCAGAAGACAGAAGACCGATGAATACGGATCGCTTTGTGCTTTCAGCTTTGCGCCTTGAGCGACTAAAGTGCAATTCTTGCATCCACGGCCACGGCGCCCTTTTCGAAGGCCATGACCGGGTTGAGATCCAGTTCCTTGATTTGCGGGAAATCGGTAACCAGGCGCGAAAGGCGCTGGATCAGGTCCGCCAGGGCGGTTTTGTCCACCGGTTTTTCTCCGCGCACGCCCTCGAGTAGGGCCGATCCCCGGATGCCGTCGACCATTTCACGGGCTTCGGTGTCGCTGACCGGGGTGAGGGAGAAGACCACGTCCTTGAGCACCTCCACGAAAATGCCGCCCAGGCCGAACATGATCAGATGACCCACGCCGGGCTCGGATTTGGCGCCCAGGATCATCTCACGGCCGCCGGGAACGTATTGCTGCACGAAAAAGCGCAAGTCGGCCGCGTCGATTCGTTTTTGCATGGCAGCGGCAGCCTTTTTTACTGCGGCGGCATCGGCCAGGTTGACGGCCACGCCGCCCATATCGCTTTTATGGATCACCTCGGATGCATCGGCCTTGACCACGACGGGATAACCGATTTCGTCGGCCGCGGCCACGGCTGCGTCAGCATCGTCGGCCAGGCGCCAGTCAGGAACGTCGATGCCGTAGGCTTCGAGAAGTTCGTAAACCCGGTCGGCGGCCAGCATGCCGCCTTCACCGGCTCCGTCGAGGATGGCGCGGGCGCCATCGGTATCTACATCGCCGAAAGCGCGCACCCGGCCGGGGTCGCGGTCCAGCATGCGGCGGTAGCGGACAAGAGCCCCTAACGTCCGGGCCGCGTCACTGGGCAGGGCAAAGCAGGGCACCCCGCCGGCCTTGAGAATGGCCTCGGTTTCGGCCCATTGACGCCGGTCGGTCATCAGGTTGCAGACCATGGGTTTGATCTGTTTCTGGTTGACCTGGGCGATGGCCATGGCGATGCTCTCGGTGTCCACGAAAAAGGGAGTCACGAAATGGACCAGGATGCAGTCGAAGCTGTCGTCAGCCATCATGGCTTCCAGGCAGGCCAGGTAGTGCTCGGCCGTTCCCGTGGCCAGGACATCCACCGGATTGCTCACCGACGCCTCGGGATAGAGTTTTTCCGTGAGAAGACTTCTGGTTTTTTCGGATAACGGTGGCAGCGTCAGGCCGGCATCCACCAGAACGTCGGTGGCAATCACGGCCGGACCGCCGGTGTTGGTGATGATGCCCACCCGGTTGCCCCCGGGCACCGGCTGGGACCCGAATGCCACGGCGGCATTGATCAGGTGGCCTTCATCCCTGAAATTAAGGATGCCGGTCTTTTTGAAGATCAGGTCCGTGGCCAGGTCCTCCTTGGCCAGTCCACCGGTGTGGGAGGCGGCCGCCTTGGCTCCTTCCATGGTGCGGCCGGCCTTCATGGCCAGCACCGGTTTTTTGGCCGTGGCCTCCCTGGCTGCGGCGAGAAATTCCAGGGGATCCTTGAGACCTTCCACATAGGTGACGATCACCCGGGTGCCGTCGTCGTTGGCCAGGTAGCGGATGACCTCGGGGATGGAGATGTCGCAGGCGTTACCGTTGGAGGCGTAAATGCGGGTGCCCACGTCCATGGCGGAAAATCCCTGGTGAATCACTTCGGCCACGCCGCCGGACAGGGCCACGATGGAGATATGCCCCGGCTCAGGGAAGGTGAAGGTGAAGTTGCAGTAGGCCTTTACTGCCGGGTCGGTATTGATGATCCCCTGGCAGTTGGGGCCGAAGATGCGAATGCCGTATTGCCTGGCTTTTTCCAGAAAGGCTTTCTCGATCTCGGCCCCTTCCGGTCCGGTTTCAGAAAAGCCGCCGGAATTGATGATGATGTGTTTGACGCCCTTCTTGCCGCAGTCTTCCACGGCCATGGGCACAAATTTGGCCGGGATCACCATGTGGGCGACATCCACCTGGCCAGGGGTATCCAAAATCGATTTGTAGGCCTTGATTCCGCGGATCTCGTCGGCCTTGGGATTGATGGGATAGATGTTGCCGGTGTAGCCGAAATCCAGCAGGTTTTTAATGACCCGGTTGCCGATGTGCAGTTCCTTGCCGGAAGCGCCGATGACGGCGACGCCTTTCGGATTAAAGAGACTTTCAAGCATTATGGTCGCTCCTTCGTATACAAAATTAGGAAATTCGGGGATTCAGAAAACCAATTCCTCAATTCCCCAATCCCTGAATTCGCAATTGTTTTATTTGTTCTCCGCCAGTTGTTCGATAAAGGCCTCCACATTGGTTTTGGTCTGCTCGTCGGAGATCAACCGTAGATCGTTCAGATCGCCGTTGATGGTCAGGCTGGGAATGCCGGTCTGCTTTTCGATGCGTTGGGGCATGCCATAGCGGCAGTTGGAGTTGTTGGGGCAGGTTTTGGCGTCGTGGTAGATGATGCCGTCGACCT
This window of the uncultured Desulfosarcina sp. genome carries:
- a CDS encoding acetate--CoA ligase family protein produces the protein MLESLFNPKGVAVIGASGKELHIGNRVIKNLLDFGYTGNIYPINPKADEIRGIKAYKSILDTPGQVDVAHMVIPAKFVPMAVEDCGKKGVKHIIINSGGFSETGPEGAEIEKAFLEKARQYGIRIFGPNCQGIINTDPAVKAYCNFTFTFPEPGHISIVALSGGVAEVIHQGFSAMDVGTRIYASNGNACDISIPEVIRYLANDDGTRVIVTYVEGLKDPLEFLAAAREATAKKPVLAMKAGRTMEGAKAAASHTGGLAKEDLATDLIFKKTGILNFRDEGHLINAAVAFGSQPVPGGNRVGIITNTGGPAVIATDVLVDAGLTLPPLSEKTRSLLTEKLYPEASVSNPVDVLATGTAEHYLACLEAMMADDSFDCILVHFVTPFFVDTESIAMAIAQVNQKQIKPMVCNLMTDRRQWAETEAILKAGGVPCFALPSDAARTLGALVRYRRMLDRDPGRVRAFGDVDTDGARAILDGAGEGGMLAADRVYELLEAYGIDVPDWRLADDADAAVAAADEIGYPVVVKADASEVIHKSDMGGVAVNLADAAAVKKAAAAMQKRIDAADLRFFVQQYVPGGREMILGAKSEPGVGHLIMFGLGGIFVEVLKDVVFSLTPVSDTEAREMVDGIRGSALLEGVRGEKPVDKTALADLIQRLSRLVTDFPQIKELDLNPVMAFEKGAVAVDARIAL
- a CDS encoding AMP-binding protein, with protein sequence MAHWMNLGQQLKMNAKKFPDTVALCDAGRRFTYPQVNRRVNRLAHRLMEMGLKKGDKLAVLMENSIEIIEFYLATAKTGIVIVPVNFRLVGPEVAYIVDNADAKAMAVDHEFTPCVDEIKGQLKQIPPENYIVVNVPKDGYREYESLLKGAPDGEPQVSVSPSDTWILIYTSGTTGRPKGVVRSHESHIAFYLINAVDFGFDQSDVCMNVMPLCHINSTFFTFTFTYIGATVYIHPARSFRPEEILEIVEKEKITFISLIPTHYNLILNVSEEGRKRDTSSIRKLLCSSAPVRKTMKTAIMEFFPGVLLYEGYGSTEAGIVTVLRPEDQMRKLGSIGFESLGTERVKILDNEGREVPVCEVGELYSKGPMLFDEYYKLPEKTAESFKDGWFSAGDMTRMDEDGFYQIVDRKDNMIITGGEHVYPSEVEEVIGSHPDVFDVAAISLPDDKWGEKVAAVVIPHESADLSEETVLTWCRKRMAGYKRPKQVIFITADQMPRTGTGKILHRVLRERYADGEAVFPEADSCNAPER